The following are from one region of the Planctomonas sp. JC2975 genome:
- a CDS encoding BTAD domain-containing putative transcriptional regulator, with protein sequence MSQATARVRVHRVAVLGPVLVEGHDGTAAEPGGATAKGLVVSLLLARNALSVRGIGEDLWEDEPPRNEKAALQTLVSRVRALAADGLIVSTPGGYALGVDGHDSDLGAAAAHRDAARAALERGDAHAADAEASAGLTLWRGEPGADLPDGDLARRLASTASDLRRSLALLRADARIVTGDGLGALADLDPYAEALPLDEDVELRRLRAFAAIGRRNEAIRDFGEFRTRMRDELGTTPSSDLVAFHTELLREPEPDTAARTVRVGIRVAPNPLVGRDEDVAALEELVRTSRLTTILGAGGLGKTRLAQEIAGRVAERMPAVVVVELASVRAGDDVPLALASTLGIREYTGTRLTLADPATRVDVRGRILSTLAERPTLLVMDNCEHLIDAAAEWIDDILASTRDVRVLATSRAPLMIAAEQVYQLQPLAAAPAEHGTHGPAVALFMDRARAARPSVVLPEDVIERLCVKLDGLPLAIELAAARVRSMSVEEIERRIDNRFALLRGGDRSAPERHRTLLSVIDWSWNLLRGSEQRSLRRLSAFVDGFDADAALAVCDPRDDVEADLEGLVNQSLLTAAESPLTGRLRYRMLETVREFGDQRLAEADERDEVATSIRGWADAFALAALETTYGPEQIDTFRLVEDEQDNLVAALRDAITVPDPDTASSVFAALSMHWTLRGAHAEVLGFAGSLLEALRRYSPDATHRDAALVSLSLIGATSMFGDARQGLRSLVRAKRVFAEGRPTSPQLAAMIRLVLALPDVPRMIAIVGELRASDDTATASMGYLISAQLAENSGEIDEALAFATRAFEKAEQARDVWTVGMAAHSVASLHSQRGEPSEVLRWADRARRNLELLNAGEDLQQLDWMCAITDITLGDPEAARPTFDRLAQLEGDRQSFDWRDLKAIGLAGLAEIAIAQGDFTEAERQYALSEQVWGDPPSGFAPWYYVAGAGLIVASVRAGHVNDPRVTRTAGRMRRRLLRDFRVRAAGVDLPITGLAVLGLGAWLLAPDREGADAAQRTAGLELIMLGHGVHARQDFPSLAWGRIVDVVRRDHPGLDVDAAWSAVEPLPLPARSARILEVIHSLRPLFAAAGLER encoded by the coding sequence GTGAGCCAGGCGACCGCACGCGTCCGAGTGCATCGCGTCGCCGTCCTGGGTCCGGTGCTCGTCGAGGGCCATGACGGAACGGCCGCCGAGCCGGGCGGTGCCACGGCGAAGGGTCTCGTCGTGTCGCTTCTGCTGGCCAGGAACGCGCTGTCGGTGCGCGGCATCGGCGAGGACCTTTGGGAGGACGAACCGCCTCGCAACGAGAAGGCGGCCCTGCAGACGCTCGTGTCGCGGGTTCGCGCTCTCGCGGCCGACGGTCTCATCGTCTCGACTCCCGGCGGATACGCGCTCGGCGTCGACGGACACGACAGCGACCTCGGCGCGGCGGCCGCCCATCGCGATGCGGCACGCGCCGCTCTGGAACGCGGCGATGCGCACGCGGCGGACGCTGAGGCATCAGCTGGGCTGACGCTCTGGCGCGGTGAACCGGGAGCCGACCTGCCAGACGGCGACCTGGCCCGGCGCTTGGCGAGCACGGCGTCGGACCTGCGCAGGAGCCTTGCACTGCTGCGAGCGGATGCGCGGATCGTCACGGGCGACGGCCTCGGCGCCCTCGCCGACCTCGACCCGTACGCCGAGGCTCTCCCTCTGGACGAAGACGTCGAGTTGAGGCGGCTGCGGGCGTTCGCGGCCATCGGACGTCGTAACGAGGCGATCCGCGACTTCGGGGAGTTCCGCACCAGGATGCGCGACGAGCTCGGCACGACGCCGTCCTCGGATCTCGTGGCCTTCCACACGGAGCTGCTGCGCGAACCGGAGCCAGACACCGCTGCGCGAACGGTGCGCGTCGGCATCCGTGTGGCACCGAATCCGCTCGTCGGCCGCGATGAGGACGTCGCCGCACTCGAGGAGCTGGTGCGCACGTCGCGGCTGACCACGATCCTCGGCGCTGGAGGTCTGGGCAAGACGCGTCTCGCCCAGGAGATCGCCGGACGCGTTGCCGAGCGGATGCCCGCCGTCGTGGTCGTGGAGCTGGCGAGCGTTCGCGCGGGCGACGACGTCCCGCTCGCGCTGGCCTCAACGCTCGGCATCCGCGAGTACACCGGCACGCGCCTCACTCTCGCAGACCCCGCGACGCGCGTCGACGTGCGCGGTCGCATCCTCTCCACGCTGGCCGAGAGGCCGACGCTGCTCGTCATGGACAACTGCGAGCACCTCATCGATGCGGCTGCGGAGTGGATCGACGACATCCTGGCCTCCACGCGCGACGTGCGCGTGCTGGCCACGAGCAGGGCGCCGCTCATGATCGCCGCCGAGCAGGTGTACCAGCTGCAGCCGCTGGCCGCAGCGCCGGCCGAGCACGGCACGCACGGTCCGGCCGTCGCCCTCTTCATGGATCGGGCACGGGCGGCGAGGCCGTCCGTCGTGCTGCCGGAGGACGTCATCGAGCGTCTGTGCGTCAAGCTCGACGGCCTGCCACTGGCCATCGAGCTCGCGGCTGCCCGAGTACGTTCGATGTCGGTCGAGGAGATCGAGCGGCGCATCGACAACCGGTTCGCCCTGCTGCGCGGCGGCGATCGATCGGCTCCCGAGCGGCATCGCACGCTCCTCTCGGTGATCGACTGGAGCTGGAACCTGCTGCGCGGTTCGGAGCAGCGCTCGCTGCGTCGGCTCTCGGCGTTCGTCGACGGCTTCGACGCGGATGCCGCGCTCGCGGTCTGCGATCCGCGCGATGACGTCGAGGCCGACCTCGAAGGCCTGGTGAACCAGTCTCTGCTCACCGCTGCGGAGAGTCCGCTCACCGGGCGGCTGCGCTACCGCATGCTGGAGACGGTTCGCGAGTTCGGCGACCAGCGCCTGGCGGAGGCGGACGAACGCGACGAGGTGGCCACGAGCATCCGCGGCTGGGCGGACGCATTCGCGCTCGCGGCACTCGAGACGACGTACGGACCGGAGCAGATCGACACGTTCCGGCTCGTCGAGGACGAGCAGGACAACCTCGTCGCGGCCCTGCGTGATGCGATCACCGTGCCGGATCCGGACACCGCGTCCTCCGTGTTCGCCGCCCTCTCGATGCATTGGACCCTGCGCGGCGCTCACGCCGAAGTGCTCGGATTCGCCGGCTCCCTGCTGGAGGCGCTGCGCCGGTACTCCCCGGATGCGACGCACCGCGACGCCGCATTGGTGTCCCTGAGTCTCATCGGCGCGACCTCGATGTTCGGCGACGCGCGGCAGGGTCTGCGCTCCCTCGTGCGTGCCAAACGGGTCTTTGCGGAGGGGCGGCCGACGAGTCCGCAGCTGGCGGCGATGATCCGGCTGGTGCTCGCGCTGCCTGACGTGCCTCGGATGATCGCCATCGTGGGAGAGCTGCGTGCCAGCGACGACACGGCGACGGCATCGATGGGCTACCTCATCAGTGCGCAGCTCGCTGAGAACTCCGGCGAGATCGACGAGGCGCTGGCCTTCGCGACACGTGCGTTCGAGAAGGCCGAGCAGGCTCGCGACGTATGGACCGTCGGCATGGCAGCGCACTCGGTGGCGTCACTGCACAGCCAGCGTGGCGAACCATCCGAGGTGCTGAGGTGGGCGGATCGCGCGCGACGCAATCTCGAGCTGCTGAACGCGGGCGAGGACCTGCAGCAGCTCGACTGGATGTGCGCGATCACGGACATCACGCTCGGTGATCCGGAAGCGGCGCGCCCGACGTTCGACCGGCTGGCGCAGTTGGAGGGCGACAGGCAGAGCTTCGACTGGCGCGACCTCAAGGCGATCGGGCTCGCCGGACTGGCCGAGATCGCCATCGCTCAGGGCGACTTCACCGAAGCGGAGCGGCAGTACGCGCTCTCCGAGCAAGTGTGGGGCGATCCGCCCAGCGGCTTCGCCCCCTGGTATTACGTCGCGGGGGCAGGGCTCATCGTCGCGTCGGTTCGTGCCGGGCACGTGAACGATCCGCGCGTGACGCGCACGGCCGGGCGGATGCGGCGCCGGCTCCTGCGCGACTTCCGGGTGCGCGCAGCAGGAGTGGACCTGCCCATCACCGGCCTCGCAGTCCTCGGCCTTGGCGCGTGGCTCCTCGCCCCGGATCGGGAGGGTGCGGATGCCGCCCAGCGCACCGCAGGGCTCGAGCTGATCATGCTCGGGCACGGTGTGCACGCCAGGCAGGATTTCCCGTCCCTGGCCTGGGGTCGCATTGTCGACGTCGTGCGGCGGGATCATCCCGGCCTCGACGTGGACGCGGCATGGTCTGCCGTGGAGCCCTTGCCTCTCCCCGCCCGCTCCGCCCGGATCCTCGAGGTGATCCACTCCCTGCGCCCGCTGTTCGCCGCCGCGGGACTCGAGCGCTGA